A DNA window from Streptomyces sp. CA-278952 contains the following coding sequences:
- a CDS encoding serine hydrolase domain-containing protein, giving the protein MTTTSLHELLDAHIAEGSMPGAVALVARGRRAEVAAAGTAVLAGSAPMRRDSIFRIASITKPIVAAAAMTLVEDGLIAPADPVAAWLPELAAPLVVRTPQSPVDDVVSAVRPITLLDLLTFRAGYGFPSDFSLPAVAPLFAELKQGPPQPQTVLAPDAWMAALSRVPLLHQPGDGWLYNTCSDILGVLIARVADRPLPGYLAERLFEPLGMTDTGFAVEPAALDRFTGYYRAGADSGSDPVLVDAPDGQWSSPPAFPSGAGGLVSTVDDWAAFGRMLLAGGLNDGGHRVLAAESVRQMITDHLTPDQRAASGLFTEGQGWGFGGAVDIEIAAPWNVLGRYGWIGGTGTTAHVIPSTGTVAVLLTQLEMAGPAAPQVVRDFWTYAAGF; this is encoded by the coding sequence CCGGGGCCGGAGGGCCGAGGTGGCGGCGGCCGGTACGGCCGTCCTGGCCGGGTCCGCGCCCATGCGGCGGGACTCGATCTTCCGCATCGCCTCGATCACCAAGCCGATCGTGGCGGCGGCCGCCATGACGCTCGTCGAGGACGGCCTCATCGCCCCCGCCGACCCGGTCGCGGCGTGGCTGCCGGAACTGGCCGCGCCCCTGGTCGTACGGACCCCGCAGAGTCCGGTCGACGACGTGGTGTCGGCGGTCCGCCCGATCACCCTGCTGGACCTGCTGACCTTCCGGGCCGGCTACGGCTTCCCTTCCGACTTCTCCCTCCCGGCCGTCGCCCCGCTCTTCGCCGAGCTGAAACAGGGCCCGCCGCAGCCGCAGACCGTCCTCGCGCCGGACGCCTGGATGGCCGCGCTGTCCCGGGTCCCGTTGCTGCACCAGCCGGGCGACGGCTGGCTCTACAACACGTGCTCGGACATCCTCGGCGTCCTCATCGCCCGAGTCGCCGACCGCCCGCTGCCCGGGTATCTGGCGGAGCGACTGTTCGAACCCCTCGGCATGACGGACACCGGGTTCGCCGTGGAGCCCGCCGCGCTGGACCGGTTCACCGGCTACTACCGGGCCGGGGCGGACAGCGGAAGCGATCCGGTGCTGGTCGACGCCCCGGACGGGCAGTGGAGCAGCCCGCCCGCCTTCCCGTCCGGCGCGGGCGGGCTGGTCTCGACCGTCGACGACTGGGCCGCCTTCGGCCGGATGCTGCTCGCCGGGGGCCTGAACGACGGCGGCCACCGGGTGCTGGCCGCCGAGTCCGTCCGCCAGATGATCACCGATCACCTCACCCCGGACCAGCGCGCCGCGAGCGGGCTGTTCACGGAGGGGCAGGGCTGGGGCTTCGGCGGTGCGGTGGACATCGAGATCGCGGCCCCCTGGAACGTTCTCGGCCGCTACGGCTGGATCGGCGGCACCGGCACCACGGCCCACGTCATCCCCTCCACGGGCACCGTCGCCGTCCTCCTCACCCAGCTGGAGATGGCCGGGCCCGCGGCTCCGCAGGTGGTGCGGGACTTCTGGACGTACGCGGCCGGGTTCTGA
- a CDS encoding ArnT family glycosyltransferase translates to MTTTAAPAMPVAAPPAGREGPRWARPALYGLLLAVGLAYFSNLSASGYANSFYSAAVQAGSQSWKALFFGSLDSGGAITVDKPPAALWPMALSVRLFGLNSWAILAPQVLMALATAAVLNTAVRRRFGPVAGLIAVGVFALTPVAALMFRFNNPDALLALLMTVTVWCVLRALEQGRTKWLLWAGAAVGFAFLTKTLQAFLILPPLAGLYAVCAPVPVRKRIGQLALSALTMVVAGGWWVAIVELMPASSRPYVGGSQNNSFLELTFGYNGLGRINGEETGSVGGGGGGRGGGGGGGWGETGIGRMFDSEIGGQIAWLLPAALILLAAGLWLTRKAARTDSARAAFVAWGGALIMTAAVFSFMAGIFHQYYTVALAPYVAALVAMGVTVLWEERGAWWPRAVLAGTVVVTVVWAYVLLGRTPDYLPWLRWAVLAAGIVGALGLPAVGRFGGRGLAAAVVGLCCAASLAGPAAYTVSTLNSAHQGSIVTAGPSAGFGRGGPGGGGGRGWPGGGDDGQRGGMQQPPGQARGQGQAQGGMPTLPGGAAPGGTAPSGASTGAGTNPGFGEGMRGDGGGGGGMGGLLNGASVDAKAKALLEKDADDYTWVAAAVGAQNAASYQLATGEPVMAIGGFNGSDPSPTLAQFKSHVAEGKIHYFVSGGEMGGGMGGETGGGTQGGGGGRGGNSGTSSQISSWVTENFTEVTVGGTTFYDLTQPAG, encoded by the coding sequence ATGACCACGACCGCCGCCCCCGCGATGCCCGTCGCCGCGCCGCCGGCCGGGAGAGAAGGCCCTCGCTGGGCGCGCCCCGCGCTGTACGGGCTGCTGCTGGCCGTCGGCCTCGCGTACTTCTCCAACCTCAGCGCCTCCGGGTACGCCAACTCCTTCTACTCCGCAGCCGTCCAGGCGGGCAGCCAGAGCTGGAAGGCCCTCTTCTTCGGCTCGCTGGACTCGGGAGGCGCCATCACCGTCGACAAGCCGCCCGCCGCGCTCTGGCCGATGGCCCTGTCGGTGCGGCTGTTCGGGCTCAACTCCTGGGCGATCCTGGCACCGCAGGTCCTGATGGCGCTCGCCACGGCGGCCGTGCTGAACACCGCCGTACGCCGTCGTTTCGGACCGGTCGCCGGGCTGATCGCGGTGGGCGTGTTCGCGTTGACGCCCGTCGCGGCGCTGATGTTCCGCTTCAACAATCCGGACGCGCTGCTCGCCCTGCTGATGACCGTCACCGTCTGGTGCGTGCTGCGGGCCCTGGAGCAGGGTCGGACGAAGTGGCTGCTCTGGGCGGGCGCGGCGGTCGGGTTCGCGTTCCTGACGAAGACCCTCCAGGCGTTCCTGATCCTGCCGCCGCTGGCCGGGCTGTACGCGGTGTGCGCCCCCGTTCCCGTACGGAAGCGGATCGGTCAACTCGCCCTGTCCGCGCTGACGATGGTCGTCGCCGGCGGCTGGTGGGTCGCGATCGTGGAGCTGATGCCGGCTTCCTCGCGCCCGTACGTCGGCGGCTCGCAGAACAACTCCTTCCTGGAACTCACCTTCGGCTACAACGGGCTCGGCCGGATCAACGGCGAGGAGACCGGGAGCGTCGGCGGGGGAGGCGGCGGCCGTGGGGGCGGAGGCGGCGGTGGCTGGGGTGAGACCGGCATCGGCCGAATGTTCGACTCCGAGATCGGCGGCCAGATCGCGTGGCTGCTCCCCGCCGCGCTGATCCTGCTGGCGGCCGGGCTCTGGCTGACCCGGAAGGCGGCGCGGACCGACTCCGCGCGGGCCGCGTTCGTCGCCTGGGGCGGTGCGCTGATCATGACCGCCGCCGTGTTCAGCTTCATGGCCGGGATCTTCCACCAGTACTACACGGTGGCCCTCGCCCCGTACGTCGCGGCGCTCGTCGCCATGGGCGTCACGGTGCTGTGGGAGGAGCGGGGCGCGTGGTGGCCGCGCGCGGTGCTCGCGGGCACGGTCGTGGTGACGGTGGTCTGGGCGTACGTCCTGCTGGGCCGTACGCCGGACTACCTGCCGTGGCTGCGGTGGGCGGTACTGGCGGCAGGGATCGTCGGCGCGCTCGGGTTGCCGGCCGTGGGCCGGTTCGGCGGCCGGGGTCTGGCGGCCGCCGTGGTCGGGCTGTGCTGCGCGGCGTCGCTGGCGGGGCCGGCGGCGTACACCGTCTCCACCCTGAACAGCGCCCACCAGGGGTCGATCGTGACCGCCGGTCCTTCGGCCGGCTTCGGCAGGGGCGGACCCGGGGGCGGTGGCGGCCGGGGCTGGCCCGGCGGCGGTGACGACGGGCAGCGCGGTGGCATGCAGCAGCCTCCCGGCCAGGCGCGGGGGCAGGGGCAGGCGCAGGGCGGCATGCCTACGTTGCCGGGAGGGGCCGCACCGGGAGGAACCGCACCCAGCGGTGCAAGCACAGGGGCGGGGACGAACCCCGGCTTCGGTGAAGGGATGAGGGGTGACGGCGGCGGAGGCGGCGGCATGGGCGGGCTGCTCAACGGCGCGTCCGTCGACGCCAAGGCGAAGGCGCTGCTGGAGAAGGACGCGGACGACTACACCTGGGTCGCCGCCGCCGTCGGCGCGCAGAACGCGGCCAGCTACCAACTCGCGACCGGCGAGCCGGTGATGGCGATCGGCGGCTTCAACGGGAGCGACCCGTCACCGACGTTGGCCCAGTTCAAGAGCCACGTCGCGGAAGGGAAGATCCACTACTTCGTCTCGGGCGGAGAAATGGGAGGCGGAATGGGCGGAGAAACGGGAGGCGGGACGCAAGGTGGCGGTGGCGGCAGAGGCGGCAACTCCGGTACCTCGTCGCAGATCTCCTCCTGGGTGACGGAGAACTTCACCGAGGTCACCGTCGGCGGCACCACCTTCTACGACCTGACGCAGCCCGCCGGCTGA
- a CDS encoding bifunctional glycosyltransferase family 2/GtrA family protein, with translation MTTDSLRSGPGATGRSSGAGVHRARLPVREHLPARGPATAADVPVLDVVVPVYNEEKDLRPCVVRLNGHLARTFPYPFRITVADNASTDSTPAVAASLAAELPGVRYVRLAEKGRGRALRTVWAESDAPVLAYMDVDLSTDLNALLPLVAPLISGHSDLAIGSRLARSSRVVRGPKREFISRAYNLILRSSLAAGFSDAQCGFKAVRREVAERLLPMVEDSGWFFDTELLVLAERAGLRIHEVPVDWIDDPESTVHIVRTATEDLRGVWRVGRSLAVGALPLDRLARPFGDDPRDRTLTGAERGLARQLVGFCFVGALSTLFYLALYSLFRLGVGPQFANAGALLVSAVANTAANRRLTFGVRGRGGAVRHQAQGLVVFAIGLALTSGSLAALGAASGSPSHGTELAVLITANLAATVLRFLLLRAWVFPASACPDPEDVR, from the coding sequence ATGACCACCGACAGCCTCCGGAGCGGCCCCGGCGCGACCGGCCGCAGCAGCGGGGCCGGCGTGCACCGCGCCCGTCTGCCGGTCAGGGAGCACCTCCCGGCCCGTGGCCCGGCCACCGCCGCCGACGTCCCCGTGCTCGACGTCGTCGTCCCCGTGTACAACGAGGAGAAGGACCTCCGCCCCTGCGTCGTGCGCCTGAACGGCCATCTCGCGCGGACCTTCCCGTACCCCTTCCGCATCACCGTCGCCGACAACGCCAGCACCGACTCCACGCCCGCCGTCGCCGCGTCGCTCGCCGCGGAGCTGCCCGGGGTGCGGTACGTGCGGCTGGCGGAGAAGGGGCGGGGGCGGGCGCTGCGTACGGTCTGGGCCGAGTCAGACGCGCCGGTCCTCGCCTATATGGACGTCGACCTCTCCACCGACCTCAACGCCCTCCTCCCGCTGGTCGCCCCGCTCATCTCCGGCCACTCCGACCTGGCCATCGGCTCCCGGCTGGCGAGGAGTTCGCGGGTGGTGCGGGGGCCGAAGCGGGAGTTCATCTCACGCGCCTACAACCTGATTCTGCGCTCCTCGCTGGCCGCCGGGTTCAGCGACGCCCAGTGCGGGTTCAAGGCGGTCCGGCGCGAGGTCGCCGAGCGGCTGCTGCCGATGGTGGAGGACAGCGGCTGGTTCTTCGACACCGAGCTGCTGGTCCTCGCCGAGCGGGCCGGCCTGCGCATCCACGAGGTGCCCGTCGACTGGATCGACGACCCCGAATCGACCGTCCACATCGTGCGGACGGCCACCGAGGATCTGAGAGGCGTGTGGCGGGTGGGGCGGTCGCTGGCCGTCGGCGCGCTGCCGCTGGACCGGCTGGCCCGGCCCTTCGGGGACGACCCGCGCGACCGGACGCTGACCGGGGCGGAGCGCGGACTGGCCCGCCAGCTCGTCGGGTTCTGCTTCGTGGGCGCGCTGTCGACGCTGTTCTACCTCGCCCTGTACTCCCTCTTCCGGCTCGGCGTCGGACCGCAGTTCGCCAACGCCGGCGCGCTGCTCGTCTCCGCCGTCGCCAACACCGCCGCCAACCGCCGCCTCACCTTCGGTGTACGCGGCCGGGGCGGTGCCGTCCGCCACCAGGCGCAGGGGCTCGTGGTCTTCGCCATCGGCCTCGCGCTGACCAGCGGCTCGCTCGCCGCGCTGGGGGCGGCGAGCGGATCGCCCTCGCACGGCACGGAGCTGGCCGTGCTGATCACCGCCAACCTCGCGGCCACCGTGCTGCGTTTCCTGCTCCTGCGCGCCTGGGTCTTCCCGGCCAGCGCCTGCCCCGACCCCGAGGACGTCCGATGA
- a CDS encoding sensor histidine kinase produces MPRRPWTLRTRLVVSAVSLIAVVAAVIGSVTAIAFHSYMYGKLDDQLHSVAERAQRPPGPGPQALREAGPLGFVGGGGQPLGTFGALLGEDGDVTASKVVEDSGLRAQESAKPLTGEERSALEAAAPTTGEGARSVDLPGLGGYRVEAATTTEGHTVLVGIPSAEVSGALTTLIVVEVCVTAAGLLAASIAGSALVGVALRPLRRVAATATRVSELPLHRGEVALLERVPDAEADPRTEVGQVGAALNRMLGHVGSALAARQESETRVRQFVADASHELRTPLASIRGYAELTRRAGAGRDAPERRPTGGREAPGPDPVTRHALGRIESEAARMTGLVEDLLLLARLDAGRPLSYGSTDLLPLVVDAISDARAADQGAPGRGDKAVDQGAPGRDAGAVDRRGARAVDQGAPGRGASAVDRGAPGREALHRWRLELPAEPVTVRADPDRFQQVLVNLLANARTHTPPGTTVTVAVRPSARAGGPVTLEVGDDGPGIPAELLPHVFERFARGDASRSRGAGTGGATGSTGLGLAIVQAVVSAHGGRVRVESEPGRTVFVIELPAAEADEALRADAQGKDRADSEGKDRADSQGRDRLSTPV; encoded by the coding sequence GTGCCGCGGCGGCCGTGGACGCTGCGGACGCGGCTCGTCGTGTCGGCGGTCTCGCTGATCGCCGTCGTCGCCGCCGTCATCGGGTCCGTCACCGCGATCGCCTTCCACAGCTACATGTACGGCAAGCTCGACGATCAGCTGCACTCCGTCGCCGAGCGCGCCCAACGTCCGCCGGGCCCGGGGCCGCAGGCGTTGCGCGAGGCGGGACCGCTCGGCTTCGTCGGCGGGGGCGGGCAGCCGCTCGGCACGTTCGGGGCCCTACTCGGTGAGGACGGGGACGTCACCGCGTCGAAGGTCGTCGAGGACAGCGGGCTGCGCGCCCAGGAGAGCGCGAAGCCGCTGACCGGGGAGGAGCGGAGCGCCCTGGAGGCGGCCGCTCCGACCACCGGTGAGGGAGCCCGGAGCGTCGACCTTCCAGGGCTCGGCGGCTACCGGGTCGAGGCCGCCACCACCACCGAGGGGCACACCGTCCTCGTCGGCATCCCCAGCGCCGAGGTGAGCGGTGCGCTGACCACCCTGATCGTCGTGGAGGTCTGCGTGACCGCCGCCGGGCTGCTGGCCGCGTCGATCGCGGGAAGCGCGCTCGTGGGGGTCGCCCTGCGGCCGTTGCGCCGGGTCGCCGCCACGGCCACCCGGGTATCCGAACTCCCCCTGCACCGCGGTGAGGTGGCCCTCCTGGAGCGGGTCCCGGACGCCGAGGCCGATCCGCGCACGGAGGTCGGGCAGGTGGGCGCGGCGCTCAACCGGATGCTCGGGCACGTCGGTTCGGCACTCGCCGCCCGCCAGGAGAGCGAGACGCGGGTCCGGCAGTTCGTCGCCGACGCCAGCCATGAGCTGCGCACCCCGCTGGCCTCGATCCGGGGCTACGCCGAGCTGACCCGCCGCGCCGGAGCGGGACGGGACGCGCCGGAGCGGCGCCCCACCGGGGGCCGGGAAGCGCCGGGGCCCGACCCGGTCACCCGGCACGCGCTGGGGCGGATCGAGTCGGAGGCGGCCCGGATGACGGGCCTGGTGGAGGATCTGCTGCTGCTGGCGCGACTGGACGCCGGGCGTCCGCTCTCGTACGGGAGCACCGATCTGCTGCCGCTGGTCGTGGACGCGATCAGCGACGCCCGGGCGGCGGACCAGGGGGCGCCGGGCCGGGGTGACAAGGCGGTGGACCAGGGGGCGCCGGGCCGGGATGCCGGCGCGGTGGACCGCCGGGGTGCCAGGGCGGTGGACCAGGGGGCGCCGGGCCGGGGCGCCAGCGCGGTCGATCGGGGTGCGCCGGGCCGGGAGGCCCTGCACCGCTGGCGGCTTGAGCTGCCCGCCGAGCCCGTGACCGTACGCGCCGATCCCGACCGGTTCCAGCAGGTGCTGGTCAACCTGCTGGCCAACGCCCGCACCCACACCCCGCCGGGGACCACCGTCACCGTGGCCGTACGGCCGTCCGCGCGCGCCGGAGGGCCGGTCACGCTGGAGGTGGGCGACGACGGGCCCGGCATCCCGGCGGAGCTGCTGCCGCACGTCTTCGAACGGTTCGCCCGCGGTGACGCCTCCCGCTCGCGCGGGGCCGGTACGGGAGGGGCGACCGGGTCCACCGGGCTCGGCCTGGCCATCGTGCAGGCCGTCGTCTCCGCGCACGGCGGGCGCGTACGGGTGGAGTCGGAGCCGGGCCGCACGGTGTTCGTGATCGAGCTGCCGGCGGCGGAAGCGGACGAAGCGCTCCGCGCGGACGCACAGGGCAAGGACAGGGCGGACTCAGAGGGCAAGGACAGGGCGGACTCACAGGGCAGGGACAGGCTCAGCACACCGGTGTGA
- a CDS encoding response regulator transcription factor, which produces MTTTTSPQGRTELRRPDRTPVRVLVVDDEAPLAELLSMALRYEGWEVRSAGDGAGAVRAARDFRPDAVVLDVMLPDMDGLSVLGRLRREYDDVPVLFLTARDAVEDRIAGLTAGGDDYVTKPFSLEEVVARLRGLIRRSGSAVAAGRTESTLVVGDLVLDEDSHEVSRGGDAIHVTATEFELLRFLMRNPRRVLSKAQILDRVWNYDFGGQANVVELYISYLRKKIDAGRTPMIHTRRGAGYLIKPGE; this is translated from the coding sequence ATGACGACGACGACCTCGCCCCAGGGGCGTACCGAACTGCGCAGGCCGGACCGTACCCCCGTGCGGGTCCTGGTCGTGGACGACGAGGCTCCGCTCGCCGAGCTGCTCTCGATGGCCCTGCGGTACGAGGGGTGGGAGGTGCGCAGTGCCGGGGACGGGGCCGGGGCCGTCCGTGCCGCGCGGGACTTCCGCCCGGACGCGGTGGTCCTGGACGTGATGCTCCCGGACATGGACGGGCTGTCCGTGCTGGGCCGGCTGCGCCGCGAGTACGACGATGTGCCGGTCCTCTTCCTGACCGCCCGGGACGCCGTGGAGGACCGGATCGCCGGGCTGACCGCCGGTGGCGACGACTATGTGACCAAGCCGTTCAGCCTGGAGGAGGTCGTGGCCCGGCTGCGCGGGCTCATCCGCCGCTCGGGCTCGGCCGTCGCCGCCGGCCGCACCGAGTCCACGCTCGTCGTCGGGGACCTGGTGCTCGACGAGGACAGCCACGAGGTGAGCCGGGGCGGGGACGCGATCCACGTCACGGCCACCGAGTTCGAGCTGCTGCGCTTCCTGATGCGCAATCCGCGCCGGGTGCTCAGCAAGGCGCAGATCCTCGACCGGGTCTGGAACTACGACTTCGGCGGCCAGGCCAACGTCGTGGAGCTCTACATCTCCTACCTCCGCAAGAAGATCGACGCCGGGCGCACGCCGATGATCCACACCCGGCGCGGCGCGGGGTATCTGATCAAGCCCGGTGAGTAG
- a CDS encoding amidohydrolase family protein, which yields MGPESDDVVRFWKRLGLPGIIDVHTHFMPEQVLRKVWAYFDAVGPLTGLEWPITYRYEEERRLELLRSFGVRRFTSMVYPHKPGMARWLNGWAADFAARTPDCLHTATLFPEDGVEVYVKEAVEAGARVFKSHLQVGAYDPNDPLLKPAWGLLAEAGVPVVTHCGSGPAPGAHTGPGPIGRLLARHPRLRLVVAHLGMPEYAEFLALAEAYPEVRLDTTMAFTDFSEGFSPFPAAERGRLADLGDRVLLGTDFPNIPYPYVHQLEALERLGLGDEWLRAVCHGNAAALFPAQGQ from the coding sequence GTGGGGCCGGAGAGCGATGACGTGGTGCGGTTCTGGAAGCGGCTCGGGCTGCCCGGGATCATCGACGTGCACACCCACTTCATGCCGGAGCAGGTCCTGCGCAAGGTGTGGGCCTACTTCGACGCCGTCGGACCGCTCACCGGCCTGGAGTGGCCGATCACCTACCGGTACGAGGAGGAGCGGCGGCTGGAGCTGCTGCGGTCGTTCGGGGTACGGCGCTTCACCTCCATGGTCTACCCGCACAAGCCCGGCATGGCCCGCTGGCTGAACGGCTGGGCCGCCGACTTCGCGGCCCGGACCCCCGACTGTCTGCACACCGCGACCCTCTTTCCGGAGGACGGTGTGGAGGTGTACGTGAAGGAGGCCGTCGAGGCGGGGGCGCGGGTCTTCAAGTCGCACCTCCAGGTCGGCGCGTACGACCCCAACGACCCGCTCCTGAAACCCGCGTGGGGGCTGCTCGCGGAGGCCGGGGTCCCGGTGGTCACGCACTGCGGGTCGGGGCCCGCGCCGGGCGCGCACACCGGGCCCGGGCCGATCGGGCGGCTGCTGGCGCGTCATCCCCGGCTGCGGCTGGTCGTCGCGCACCTGGGGATGCCGGAGTACGCGGAGTTCCTGGCGCTGGCGGAGGCGTATCCGGAGGTCCGGCTCGACACGACGATGGCGTTCACCGACTTCAGCGAGGGGTTCAGCCCCTTCCCGGCGGCGGAACGGGGGCGGCTCGCCGACCTCGGGGACCGCGTGTTGCTCGGGACCGACTTCCCGAACATCCCCTACCCGTACGTGCATCAGCTGGAGGCGCTGGAGCGGCTCGGGTTGGGGGATGAGTGGTTGCGGGCGGTCTGCCATGGGAACGCCGCCGCGTTGTTCCCCGCTCAGGGCCAGTAG
- a CDS encoding DUF2797 domain-containing protein, with protein MSGGWWCAGVRWPGQVPELGWSRGGDRRVSVLAYGTGLGFRAVGERHCVGARGNACPLGAVVPGRSTGGRCAECARLDRAHSVAADTIADDPRTYRVYLAWFGPGMVKVGITGEERGAARLREQGAVVFSWLGRGPLMAARRTEEVLRAALGVPDRIPYARKRAVRGRLPGREERAAEVAELYGRAERLEGRGWPESLERLPLEVVDQAALFGLDRAPAPVRSVRELVDGGVLAGRLVAAAGPDLHLAVDGVGVVVLDTRLITGWDLAAVAAEAVPAEAVPAEGVTAKGVSAQAASTGAASVGAEPAVAQGGVRVPLIDIGGGGVQGGLF; from the coding sequence GTGTCCGGTGGGTGGTGGTGCGCCGGGGTGCGGTGGCCCGGGCAGGTGCCGGAGCTGGGGTGGAGCAGGGGCGGTGACCGGCGGGTGAGCGTGCTCGCGTACGGGACCGGTCTCGGGTTCCGGGCCGTCGGGGAGCGGCACTGTGTGGGGGCCCGGGGGAATGCGTGCCCGCTGGGCGCGGTGGTGCCGGGGCGTTCCACCGGCGGGCGGTGCGCCGAGTGCGCGCGGCTGGACCGGGCGCACTCGGTGGCCGCCGACACGATCGCGGACGACCCCCGGACGTACCGTGTCTACCTCGCCTGGTTCGGGCCCGGCATGGTCAAGGTCGGGATCACCGGGGAGGAGCGCGGGGCCGCCCGGCTGCGGGAGCAGGGGGCCGTGGTCTTCAGCTGGCTGGGGCGCGGGCCCCTCATGGCGGCCCGGCGGACCGAGGAGGTGCTGCGGGCGGCCCTCGGAGTGCCCGACCGGATCCCGTACGCCAGGAAGCGGGCCGTGCGCGGGCGGCTTCCCGGGCGCGAGGAGCGGGCTGCCGAGGTGGCGGAGCTGTACGGGCGGGCCGAGCGCCTCGAAGGGCGTGGTTGGCCCGAGTCGTTGGAGCGGCTGCCCCTCGAAGTCGTCGATCAGGCCGCCCTGTTCGGGCTGGACCGGGCGCCCGCTCCGGTGCGGTCGGTGCGGGAGCTGGTCGACGGGGGCGTCCTCGCGGGGCGGCTGGTCGCGGCGGCCGGGCCCGATCTGCACCTGGCGGTGGACGGCGTGGGCGTGGTCGTCCTGGACACGCGGCTGATCACCGGGTGGGACCTCGCCGCTGTGGCCGCGGAGGCCGTGCCCGCGGAGGCCGTGCCCGCGGAGGGCGTAACTGCGAAGGGCGTATCTGCGCAGGCCGCGTCCACGGGGGCTGCGTCTGTGGGGGCCGAGCCCGCCGTGGCGCAGGGTGGTGTTCGTGTCCCCCTCATCGACATCGGCGGCGGCGGTGTGCAGGGTGGGTTGTTCTGA
- a CDS encoding RNA polymerase sigma-70 factor: MALTGNQVDLFEASMPRLKAIAYRLLGSASDAEDAVQDTFLRWQSADIDRIEVPEAWLTKVLTNLCLNQLTSARARRETYVGQWLPEPLLVGDPMLGPADTVEQRESVSYAVLALMERLTPNERVVYVLREAFGYPHRRIAEILDITEAAGQQIFHRAKKHIAEGRTRTEIDEAAARRIVEEFLTAATSGRTEPLVRLLTADAVAIGDGGGKVPARAKPFEGASAVAKFMRSLFTPNQAARNLLGGTAEVHVSYANGLPALVVTVDGRVIGVMCLEITADGIAAFRNQANPDKLDRATRQWAATAHGEPALRIN, encoded by the coding sequence ATGGCGCTGACCGGGAACCAGGTGGATCTGTTCGAGGCGTCCATGCCCCGGCTGAAGGCCATCGCCTACCGCCTTCTCGGCTCCGCGAGCGATGCCGAGGACGCCGTCCAGGACACGTTCCTGCGCTGGCAGTCCGCCGACATCGACCGCATCGAGGTCCCCGAGGCCTGGCTGACCAAGGTCCTCACCAACCTCTGCCTCAACCAGCTCACCTCGGCACGCGCCCGCCGCGAGACCTATGTGGGCCAGTGGCTGCCCGAACCGCTGCTCGTCGGAGACCCGATGCTCGGCCCCGCCGACACCGTCGAACAGCGTGAATCCGTCTCGTACGCGGTCCTCGCCCTCATGGAACGCCTCACCCCCAACGAGCGGGTGGTGTACGTGCTGCGGGAGGCCTTCGGCTACCCGCACCGGAGGATCGCCGAGATCCTCGACATCACCGAGGCCGCCGGCCAGCAGATCTTCCACCGCGCCAAGAAGCACATCGCGGAGGGCCGGACCCGGACCGAGATCGACGAGGCCGCCGCCCGGCGGATCGTCGAGGAGTTCCTCACGGCCGCCACCAGCGGCCGGACCGAACCGCTCGTCCGGCTGCTCACCGCGGACGCCGTCGCGATCGGCGACGGCGGCGGGAAGGTACCGGCCCGCGCGAAGCCGTTCGAGGGCGCGTCGGCCGTCGCGAAGTTCATGCGCAGCCTGTTCACCCCCAACCAGGCCGCCCGCAACCTCCTCGGCGGCACGGCGGAGGTCCACGTCTCGTACGCCAACGGCCTGCCCGCGCTCGTGGTCACCGTCGACGGCCGGGTCATCGGCGTCATGTGCCTGGAGATCACGGCGGACGGCATCGCCGCGTTCCGCAACCAGGCCAACCCCGACAAGCTCGACCGCGCGACGCGTCAGTGGGCGGCGACGGCCCACGGAGAACCGGCCCTCCGCATCAACTAA